CGGCGCTGGCATGATGCACGCACCATGGCAGGACTGCCAGATCATCGAGTCTCGCGTCGCAATCTGCTCCCGTCACGGCGAACGCCGTGTCCTCCTGGAAACGGATCCGAAACGGAAAAATCTGGATCTCGATCGCCGCCGCATCGTCGGGATTGCCGAGCAGGATGTTGCCGGCCGCGACTGCAAGGTCATCCATGGCCCCTGAGGTACCGACGCCCCATTTGAGCGCGCCCTTGCGGCCAAGATCCTGAATTGTCGCAAGCCCGCCGGTGGCGATGATCTCAATCATCGGATCACCGCCGCGATGCGAAAGCGGATGCTGTCACCGGGACGCAGCAGCGCCGGTGGGTCGCTGGCCGGGTCAAAGAAACGCATCTCGGTGCTGCCGATCGTGTTCCAGCCGCTCGGCCCGGGCGATGCGGACACGCCGGTCTGACCGCCGCCGATTGAGACGGCGCCTCCCGGAATCCTCAGCGTAGGGGTCTTGCGGCGCGGCGTAGCTATCCGCTGGTCCATGCCGCCGAGATAGCAATAGCCGGGATGACTGCCGAGCGCGTAGACGTGATAGATCGGCGCACTATGGATTTCGGCAATGTCGTCGAGGCTCAATCCCGTATGCGCGACGACATCGGCGACATGCGGCCCGCCCTCGCCGCCATAGACCACCGGCAGCTCGATCAGCCGGCCTTCCAGCTTGAGCGCCGCGGCGCTGGCCCAGGCCGACCGTAACCTCGTTTCAATCGATGTAAGCGAGCTGGGCGGACGCACAAAGCTGAGCATGACGTTGTTCATGCCCGGCACGGCCTCGCGAATTTCAGGCCATTGCCCGGCTTCCTCGGCTAGCGCCCAGATCCGCCGCTGCGTGTCGAGTTCCGTCGGACCGGGCGCATCGAACAGCAATGCGCTCGTTCCAAGCAGGCTGATCCGGGGCTCATCGGTGCTCATGCGCGGGGTGCTCCCTCGCGCAGGCGGCGTTCGAGATAGTGGATGTCGACCGCCCCCGAGCTGAAGGCCGGGTCCGACGCAATGCGGCGGTGTAGCGGCAAATTGGTGGAGATCCCCGAGACGCTCATTTCATCGAGCGCGAGCCGCAGCCGCGCCAGCGCATCAGCACGATCGTCGCCATGGACGATCAGCTTTGCGATCATGGAATCGTAGTGCGGTGAGACCGTGTAGCCGGCACCGGCATGGCTGTCGACGCGCACGCCGTAGCCGCCCGGCAGTTCCCAGCCGGTGATGCGGCCCGGTGACGGCGCGAAGCTATCCGGGTTCTCGGCATTGATCCGGCACTCGAAGGCATGTCCGCGGCAGCGAATATCCGCTTGCGTCAACGCCAGCCGTTCCCCGCGCGCGACGCGGATCTGCTGCTGGACGATGTCGATCCCGGCCGTCATCTCGGTGACGGGATGCTCGACCTGCAGTCGCGTGTTCATTTCGATGAAATAGAAGGCACCGTCTTCGAACAGGAATTCGAACGTGCCGAGCCCCTGATACTGGATCTGCTGACAGGCCCGCGCGCAGCGTTCGCCGATCTCGGCAATGAGCGCATCCGCGATTCCCGGCGCGGGCGCCTCTTCGATCACCTTCTGGTGGCGGCGCTGGAGCGAGCAGTCCCGGCTGCCGAGCCAAAGCGCCTGACCATACCCATCGGCGAGCACCTGGATTTCGACGTGCCGGGGATGGGTCAGGAATTTTTCGATATAGACTTCGCCGTTGTCGAAGGCGCGTCGCGCTTCCTCGCGGGTGACGGCGAGCGCATCGAGCAGCGCTGCCTCTTCGGTGACGATCCGCATCCCTCGCCCGCCACCTCCGCCTGCGGCTTTGACGATGACGGGATAGCCGATCGCATGAGCGAGGCGACGAACGGCCTCGGGATCATCCGGCAAGGTTGCGTCGGGGCCGGGAACGCAGGGCACGCCCGCCGCGCGCATCGCCTTCTTGGCGGCAACCTTGTCGCCCATGGTCCGAATGCATTCGGCGGAAGGGCCGATGAAGGTCAGGCCAGCCTCGCTGACGCGCTCGGCGAATTGGGCGTTCTCGGCCAGAAATCCATATCCGGGGTGAACAGCTTCAGCACCTGTCGCCTTGGCCGCGAGCAAGATGGCGGCCTGATCGAGATAGCTATGCGTCGCCGCAGCCGGACCGATGCAGACTGCCACATCCGCGCGTTCGACATAGGGCGCATCGCGATCGGCCTCGGAATAGACGACGATGGTGCGCAGGCCGAGGCTCCGACACGCCCGCTGGATACGAAGCGCAATCTCACCGCGGTTTGCGATCAGAACGGACTCGAACATGGGTGCCTCAGACGGTGCGCATCAGCGGCT
This region of Bradyrhizobium sp. CCGUVB1N3 genomic DNA includes:
- the pxpB gene encoding 5-oxoprolinase subunit PxpB, yielding MSTDEPRISLLGTSALLFDAPGPTELDTQRRIWALAEEAGQWPEIREAVPGMNNVMLSFVRPPSSLTSIETRLRSAWASAAALKLEGRLIELPVVYGGEGGPHVADVVAHTGLSLDDIAEIHSAPIYHVYALGSHPGYCYLGGMDQRIATPRRKTPTLRIPGGAVSIGGGQTGVSASPGPSGWNTIGSTEMRFFDPASDPPALLRPGDSIRFRIAAVIR
- the accC gene encoding acetyl-CoA carboxylase biotin carboxylase subunit, whose translation is MFESVLIANRGEIALRIQRACRSLGLRTIVVYSEADRDAPYVERADVAVCIGPAAATHSYLDQAAILLAAKATGAEAVHPGYGFLAENAQFAERVSEAGLTFIGPSAECIRTMGDKVAAKKAMRAAGVPCVPGPDATLPDDPEAVRRLAHAIGYPVIVKAAGGGGGRGMRIVTEEAALLDALAVTREEARRAFDNGEVYIEKFLTHPRHVEIQVLADGYGQALWLGSRDCSLQRRHQKVIEEAPAPGIADALIAEIGERCARACQQIQYQGLGTFEFLFEDGAFYFIEMNTRLQVEHPVTEMTAGIDIVQQQIRVARGERLALTQADIRCRGHAFECRINAENPDSFAPSPGRITGWELPGGYGVRVDSHAGAGYTVSPHYDSMIAKLIVHGDDRADALARLRLALDEMSVSGISTNLPLHRRIASDPAFSSGAVDIHYLERRLREGAPRA